One Hypomesus transpacificus isolate Combined female chromosome 6, fHypTra1, whole genome shotgun sequence DNA segment encodes these proteins:
- the sh3bgrl2 gene encoding SH3 domain-binding glutamic acid-rich-like protein 2 isoform X1: MVIKVYIASSSGSVAVKKYQQAVVGFLESNRISFQEVDITMLEDQRMWMYRNIPQEKQPQKGNPLPPQIFNGDHYCGDYEDFFQSKENNSVFAFLGLHSQPSVKVSHVHKHVHHLH; encoded by the exons ATGGTAATTAAGGTTTACATTGCATCCTCTTCTGGATCTGTTGCG GTGAAGAAGTATCAGCAGGCTGTCGTGGGCTTCCTGGAGTCTAACCGCATCTCCTTCCAGGAAGTAGATATCACCATGTTGGAGGACCAGAGGATGTGGATGTACCGGAACATTCCCCAAGAGAAGCAGCCACAGAAGGGCAACCCTCTTCCGCCGCAGATCTTCAACGGAGACCACTACTGTGGG GACTACGAAGACTTCTTCCAGTCAAAAGAGAACAATTCCGTATTTGCATTCCTGGGCCTTCATTCCCAACCCTCAGTGAAAGTAAGCcacgtacacaaacacgttCACCACTTACATTAA
- the sh3bgrl2 gene encoding SH3 domain-binding glutamic acid-rich-like protein 2 isoform X2, with amino-acid sequence MVIKVYIASSSGSVAVKKYQQAVVGFLESNRISFQEVDITMLEDQRMWMYRNIPQEKQPQKGNPLPPQIFNGDHYCGDYEDFFQSKENNSVFAFLGLHSQPSVKDSES; translated from the exons ATGGTAATTAAGGTTTACATTGCATCCTCTTCTGGATCTGTTGCG GTGAAGAAGTATCAGCAGGCTGTCGTGGGCTTCCTGGAGTCTAACCGCATCTCCTTCCAGGAAGTAGATATCACCATGTTGGAGGACCAGAGGATGTGGATGTACCGGAACATTCCCCAAGAGAAGCAGCCACAGAAGGGCAACCCTCTTCCGCCGCAGATCTTCAACGGAGACCACTACTGTGGG GACTACGAAGACTTCTTCCAGTCAAAAGAGAACAATTCCGTATTTGCATTCCTGGGCCTTCATTCCCAACCCTCAGTGAAA GATTCAGAGTCGTAG
- the zgc:153284 gene encoding SH3 domain-binding glutamic acid-rich-like protein 3 has protein sequence MSILVYYTSVSSSREVKKHQSKIFSYLDSKKIAYKTLDISQSSEIKDEMRKKTGDPTSLPPQIFHGDTYCGDYSMFDTALEDETVEAFLKL, from the exons ATGTCTATCCTAGTGTATTACACCAGCGTCAGCAGCTCAAGAGAG GTGAAGAAGCATCAGAGCAAGATCTTCTCATACCTGGACTCTAAGAAGATTGCATACAAGACCCTGGACATCTCCCAGAGTTCTGAAATCAAGGACGAGATGAGGAAGAAGACCGGCGACCCGACTTCCCTGCCCCCGCAGATCTTTCATGGAGACACCTACTGTGGG gactacagtatgtttgacactGCACTGGAAGATGAGACAGTAGAGGCCTTCCTCAAGCTCTAA
- the rps12 gene encoding 40S ribosomal protein S12 has translation MAEEGVAAGGVMDVNTALPEVLKTALIHDGLARGIREAAKALDKRQAHLCVLAANCDEPMYVKLVEALCAEHQINLIKVDDNKKLGEWVGLCKIDREGKPRKVVGCSCVVIKDYGKESQAKDVIEEYFKAKK, from the exons ATGGCCGAGGAAGG CGTCGCAGCCGGAGGTGTGATGGATGTCAACACCGCACTCCCAGAAGTGCTCAAGACCGCACTCATCCACGATGGTCTGGCCCGCGGTATTCGCGAGGCAGCCAAGGCACTGGACAA GCGCCAGGCTCATCTCTGCGTCCTTGCGGCCAACTGTGATGAGCCCATGTACGTCAAGCTGGTGGAGGCCCTCTGCGCCGAGCATCAGATCAACCTCATCAAG GTTGATGACAACAAGAAGCTTGGCGAATGGGTCGGTCTTTGCAAGATCGACCGCGAGGGCAAACCCCGTAAGGTCGTGGGCTGCAGCTGTGTCGTGATCAAG GACTATGGCAAGGAGTCTCAAGCCAAGGATGTCATTGAGGAGTACTTCAAAGCCAAGAAATGA
- the LOC124468560 gene encoding leucine-rich repeat-containing protein 74A-like, whose protein sequence is MSDNEEAQTSEEEKETTAPSDLSPEATEQEDSPASTQVEEIDSDAEWDTDLEPDDADQRARRVTPTELYLHACQLCGAVPASFYMRRLGNSTLKMNHHGLGPLGAKALAIALVSDLDVIHLELEDNFLQAEGTHYLMEMLNENFTIQSVNLSNNHLQSKGVKCITKLLAENVSVKSLKMSGNGFVDEDARTFAEAFANNYRVKELVLSHNQLCEKGGHYLGQMLGNNEGIEALDLSWNHLRMSGAVALCAGLKVNVTLKQLDLSYNGFGNVGAQALGEALHHNNTLVLLDVSSNRISDEGTRVLFQGLAANDSLRVLRMASNPITKVGALALLTSMKNNPKSALEEVNISTVLVNEQFVELLDTILQDHSTLVVQYQGVSGSITRNKKPSDALKIFQGYLDERKESFMDFFQTLDKEGTMQVSNSDFRKAAQQACILLDKHQLEWLIQNFDMECTGKINYR, encoded by the exons ATGTCTGACAACGAGGAGGCACAAACCAGTgaggaagaaaaggagacaACAGCACCATCAGACCTGTCCCCAGAGgccacagagcaggaggacagcCCCGCTTCAACCCAAGTGGAGGAGATCGACAGTGATGCTGAATGGGACACTGACCTGGAACCTGATG ATGCAGACCAGAGGGCCAGACGGGTCACTCCCACTGAGCTCTACCTCCATGCTTGCCAGCTGTGTGGTGCGGTGCCTGCCTCCTTCTACATGCGCCGGCTGGGAAACTCCACCCTCAAAATGAACCACCATGGCCTGGGACCCCTGGGGGCCAAAGCCCTGGCTATCGCCCTGGTG TCTGACCTTGATGTCATCCATCTGGAGCTGGAGGATAACTTCCTGCAGGCAGAGGGAACGCACTACCTCATGGAGATGCTGAATGAGAACTTCACCATCCAGAGTGTG AATCTCTCCAACAACCATCTTCAGTCAAAGGGAGTTAAATGCATCACCAAATTGCTGGCAGAAAATGTTTCCGTCAAATCACTGAAAATGTCAG GAAACGGGTTTGTAGATGAAGATGCCAGAACATTTGCAGAAGCTTTTGCC AACAACTACAGGGTGAAGGAATTGGTCCTGAGTCACAACCAGTTGTGTGAAAAGGGAGGACATTATCTTGGACAGATGTTGG GCAACAATGAGGGAATAGAGGCACTGGACCTGAGCTGGAACCACCTGAGGATGAGTGGAGCTGTGGCCTTGTGTGCTGGTCTGAAG gtGAACGTGACCCTGAAGCAGCTGGACTTGTCCTACAACGGCTTTGGCAATGTCGGGGCCCAGGCTCTGGGCGAGGCTTTGCACCACAACAACACCCTGGTGCTGCTGGATGTCAGCAGCAACCGCATCAGCGACGAGGGCACTCGGGTGCTCTTCCAGGGCCTCGCCGCCAACGACAGCCTCAGGGTCTtacgg ATGGCCTCTAACCCCATAACAAAAGTTGGAGCTTTGGCTTTGCTCACCTCCATGAAGAACAACCCCAAATCAGCCCTGGAGGAGGTTAACATCTCA ACTGTGCTGGTGAATGAGCAGTTTGTGGAGCTGCTAGACACGATCCTTCAGGACCACTCAACTCTGGTGGTCCAGTACCAGGGAGTGAGCGGGTCCATTACCAGGAATAAGAAGCCCTCAGATGCCCTCAAGATCTTCCAG GGCTACCTGGATGAGAGAAAGGAAAGTTTTATGGATTTCTTCCAAACGTTGGATAAGGAGGGAACAATGCAGGTGTCTAACTCAGACTTTAGGAAAGCTGCACAG CAAGCTTGCATACTTCTGGATAAGCACCAGCTCGAGTGGTTGATCCAAAACTTTGACATGGAATGCACAGGCAAAATCAATTATAGGTGA